The Bartonella australis AUST/NH1 genome contains the following window.
TGAATTGATGGATCAAATTAAAACAACGCAGGATATAAAAGCTATTTCTGATTTGCAGATTCATATCGACAGTGAATTAGCTTTGATTCAAAATGAAATCACAAAATTGCAAACAATCGCACATTTGAGCAAAGCCGAACGATCGCTTATCAGGCAGAAAAGTCGCGAACGTCATATAAAGATTGTGAATAGTGCAAACACAGAAATGCCGAAGATACGGCAAGACGTCTTGCAATAACCGCACTTATGGCATTAGCCCTGCTTATTTTAAAGACGAGTGGCTGGCACACAGTGTTTGATATTATTGCAAAAATCCGAAAGAATGTGCAAGGAAAATTGACCAACGCGAAGGTAATTACGTTAAAGAGGATTTACAGAGAATTGTGCATATACAAATAGAACGGAACATAGATTAATTTTCAAAGGCGATGAAATATCAAAGAACCGCTCGAAAGGAATATTATGGCCTTCCAGCTATTCACACAACTTTCTTCCAAAATTGACCAGACAACGGCAGCGTACGTCACTGATATTTCGTCTAAAGCAATCGCTGCGATTACGCCAGTCGTATCAGTCGGTCTGAGCCTTGCTTTCATCCTCTACGGATTTCTTATCATACGCGGCGTGATCGATATGCCAATCGCCGATTTTTTAAATCGCTACATACGAATAGGTATTATCACCTCGATTGCTCTAACAGGAGGACTTTATCAAAAAGAAATTGCTGAGTTGATCACAACGATGCCCGATGAATTAGTATCCGAACTCATTAGTGACACATCAAACAGTGACACAATGACCAGGGTGATTGATAAAGCAGCGAAAAAAGGTTTTGACCGCGCAAATGAGGCTTTTGAAGAATCTGCATTTTTTGATTCTAACGGGCTGCTATACGGGATTTTTGGCGTTATCATTCTGCTTGCAACAAGCACTTTAGTGGCGATTGGCGGGGCGTTCATTATATTAGCCAAAATTATACTTGCGATTCTTGCCGGCCTCGGACCACTTTTTATCTTTGCCCTGCTTTGGCAACCAACTTATCGCTTTTTTGAGCAATGGATGTCTCAAATATTGAACTCTATAATTATTATCGTGCTGTTTTCCGCTTTGTTCAGCGTAGTAGTGAATATATTCGGGAACTACTT
Protein-coding sequences here:
- a CDS encoding type IV secretion system protein, giving the protein MAFQLFTQLSSKIDQTTAAYVTDISSKAIAAITPVVSVGLSLAFILYGFLIIRGVIDMPIADFLNRYIRIGIITSIALTGGLYQKEIAELITTMPDELVSELISDTSNSDTMTRVIDKAAKKGFDRANEAFEESAFFDSNGLLYGIFGVIILLATSTLVAIGGAFIILAKIILAILAGLGPLFIFALLWQPTYRFFEQWMSQILNSIIIIVLFSALFSVVVNIFGNYLANLKFDGTQNVSYSLGGAFILSLFSIVLLLKLASIAGNLVKNIMLKQIWKK